The genomic DNA GTATGCATCAAGAGATGAGTTGGGATAGCGAAGCTTCGGATTCGAAAACCGCAGTTGCACAGCTTATTCCTATGGATAGGGCTATTCCTGAAGTAGGTGCTGCGGCAGGTTGGGACTATGCTACTCGTATAGCCCCTTCTTGGATATGGATATCTCGCGAATATTACACTCGTGCAAGAAAAAATGCGGATTTCAAACAAGGCGTAGTAGATGCCCAAGCCAATCACTGGAGAGATGCTGCTGTTCGTTGGCGCCCCCTAACTGACAACCCCGATAAAAAAATTGCTAAACGGGCTTGCCTAAATATGGCTGTAGCTTGTGAAGTAGAAGGTAATCTAGAAGCTGCATTGAGCTGGGCAAAAAAAGGTGCCGCATTAGGTAGCGTACGGTGCAAAAACTATATTGATATACTTACTCAACGAATAGAAGATGAAAAACGCCTACAATTTCAAATGCAAAAGCCCGATAAAGAGGAGAAAGGCGAACAATAATTTTCAAAGACTAATATTTTCTTGATTGGCATTGACTTTGTCATTATATTTACATTAAATTTACATTATGAAACTGATATTTTTACTTTTGTCTATTTGTGGGATTTACATTAACACTCTTGCACAAATTAACTACGATAATGCTGATGCTTATATTCAGCAAAACCAGCAAAACGCTGATAGCAAAGGCACAAGTTTTATTGTTCAAATGAAGCCACTGGCACTTCTGCCCAAAGAAATAAGAGAGACTTCGGGACTAATATACGTAGGTGAAAACCAAATTCTAACGCATAATGATAGTGGGGGAGAACCTGTATTGTACCGATACGATGCTAACCTTAGAAAAATAGTACAAAAAATTAGGATTGCCAATGCTAGAAATATAGACTGGGAAGATATTACTCAAAGTAAGGATTATATTTACATTGGAGATTTTGGTAACAATAAAGGTAATCGTAAAGATCTTAAAATTTACCGTATCAAAAAAGCAGATATCACTACTACGCAGGGCGACATCAGCGTTTATGCGGATAGTATCTGTTTTAGTTTTAGCGATCAAACTGACTTTTCAGAAAGTTGGCGTAAAAGCGATTATGATTGCGAATCACTTATACACGTAGGAGATAGCTTGTACGTTTTTTCCAAAGATTGGACAGATAGAAAGTGCCGCTTATATAGCTTGCCTGATAGACCTGGTACGTATATAGCCAAATCTCACGGTGGCTTTGATGCACGTGGTTTAATTACAGGTGCCGCAGTTAGCCCAGACGGCAAAAAAATTGCACTTATCGGCTATGAAAGAGATCCAAAAAAAGGTTCAGATGTATTTATATGGATATTTACCGATATTACCCCATACAATTTTCTTCTTTCTAACAAAGAAAGAATTGACTTAGGATTAGAATCAGTACTTGGTCAAACTGAAGGAATAGACTTTAAGGATAACAATACGGTTTATATCTCCAATGAAGAATTAGAAGAGCACAAAGTACCAGGCCGACTGTATTCTGTCAGAATTCCATGAGGTTGTTAAAAGTATTTTTATGTTTGTTTTGTTATTTTTATGTCATCCGCGCAATTGCACAAAATATTCCTTCTCAACCTCACTTAGAATATGTTAAGCTGCTTAATCCTGTATGGAAAAAATTGCCCAACTTGGAAACTGACACAATCCCCATATATACTACTAGCTTAGAAAGGATAGTTCTTTTTCACGCTTTTACAGTAGATACAATAAAGCCTAACTTATCCTTGTTTTTTTTAGGTATAGTAGGCGAATGCGAAATTTACTTCAATAAAGCACTTTTATACAAAGGTAAAGATAGGTACGGCAAAATTTTGGTTAACTTACCCCTTTCTCACCTCAAAAAAATAAATGTTATACAAGTTGTGCTGTGTACAACCCATCAATTTCCATTAGCAGGCCTACTGCAAAATGTGTACTTAGTTAAAGCATTCCCAGAAAGAAGCACACTCACTCCTCCTACATATAGTAGCTATCAGGATACCGTAGCCTTGATTTATCCATATAGCTATTTATACGGATTCAAGGGAAATAAAATTTTGCTTAAAAGACAGTTGCTTGAACTAAGACAAAGCGGCGTTAAAAAAGTTAAATTCATGTTTCCACCTCCTGAATATGCGTATACCTTATGCGATTTATTAGACCTATTTATTGTAGATAATGCTGAAAGTTCGCTACAAAGATTCTACTTTAATGCCGCTCCTTTTGAGTTAAAAAAAGATATTTTGGTATATCCTTCTTGGTATAATGAAGCTTACATAAGAACAAAACATTTTAAGAATACCTATACAATATTATCTTACCTACCTTCAAAAATTAAGTACAGTGCAAAAGTAAATTTATGGTTGATTAGTTGTGTTTTGATAGGTTACTTGGTTTTGCTTAAAATAAGCTTTTATGATATCATTACTAGCTCCAGTGACTGGTTTAGGCGGTATAGATTGATTATGGAAACGGTTAAAAGCAAAAGGTTCATTCCTTCCACTTGGGTAAACTTACTGACTTTCTTACAATGGATGATAGTGGCAGCCGTATTATGTTATATTATCACTGACTATGCTTTTGAAGAGAATCCGATTATGAATTCAAAGCTAAGGATACTTTTGCAAACAAATACAAATGTTATTTTTGTGTTATGGTTTGCCTTACTTGTATTTGTTATTTTTTTACACACAGCAGTAAGCTTTTTCGTTTCTGCAATCAGCCAAATTTATCAAAGAGGTAAAATTTTATCTCGGATTAACGAAATCTCCATAATAAACCA from Bacteroidia bacterium includes the following:
- a CDS encoding T9SS C-terminal target domain-containing protein, with translation MKLIFLLLSICGIYINTLAQINYDNADAYIQQNQQNADSKGTSFIVQMKPLALLPKEIRETSGLIYVGENQILTHNDSGGEPVLYRYDANLRKIVQKIRIANARNIDWEDITQSKDYIYIGDFGNNKGNRKDLKIYRIKKADITTTQGDISVYADSICFSFSDQTDFSESWRKSDYDCESLIHVGDSLYVFSKDWTDRKCRLYSLPDRPGTYIAKSHGGFDARGLITGAAVSPDGKKIALIGYERDPKKGSDVFIWIFTDITPYNFLLSNKERIDLGLESVLGQTEGIDFKDNNTVYISNEELEEHKVPGRLYSVRIP